The sequence GCGGTCCGAGGAGGACTTCAAGCGCTGGACCGACAGCCAGGCCTTCCAGAAGGGCCACGCCCAGGCCGGCGGCCAGGAGCAGGGGCACGGCCACGGCCAGGCCGCCGGCCAGGGGCACGGCCACGGTCAGGGGCCGGCCGCGACCGGGGCCCAGCTCTGGTCGTTCGAGGTCGTCCAGAGCACCGGCCCCGCCTCCGGCTCCTGACCTGATCCGTGCCGGGCCGGGCCCCGGCCCGGCGGCGCGGATGTCCGGTGCAGGCCTCGCGAGCATCCCGCACCGGCGGCACGGATGTCCCGTGGCGGCCGCGCGGGCATC comes from Streptosporangium roseum DSM 43021 and encodes:
- a CDS encoding antibiotic biosynthesis monooxygenase family protein, with translation MSVVKINVLTVPAEMREELERRFSGRAGIVESADGFEWFELLRPVEGTDQYMVYTRWRSEEDFKRWTDSQAFQKGHAQAGGQEQGHGHGQAAGQGHGHGQGPAATGAQLWSFEVVQSTGPASGS